The Miscanthus floridulus cultivar M001 chromosome 7, ASM1932011v1, whole genome shotgun sequence genome includes a region encoding these proteins:
- the LOC136465784 gene encoding vegetative cell wall protein gp1-like encodes MSLPLPTSSTPLIVASTSAPLPSTSVPLSIPTTSAMIPSSPMPLGSAGAPAATGGPAVLSPAEVTQAILELGRAVGEIRAFLGGSNHVQSPQPQLPPRPPQHQLPPSPSSPAIATSGMAPQYGMPPEVHGPSPRPSVPNPSGGVPIQHIQFPHSPSPLPPWLVAPPPAYSSSTTRPWLPPPPSSTGVGSSYGGALAPGVLYGDTDRLLFHGSSMPSSHPSSAPVLDAYGGGPVYGGLPNDGGQPPFGASNYGSQGSQPPFSYDP; translated from the coding sequence atGTCACTCCCTCTGCCCACCTCTTCCACGCCACTGATCGTGGCCTCCACCTCCGCTCCGCTGCCGTCCACCTCCGTGCCGCTGTCCATCCCTACCACCAGCGCCATGATCCCATCGTCACCGATGCCGCTAGGCTCCGCAGGGGCGCCCGCTGCCACCGGCGGACCGGCCGTCCTCAGCCCCGCGGAAGTCACGCAGGCCATCCTCGAGCTGGGCCGCGCGGTGGGTGAGATCCGCGCCTTCCTGGGAGGATCAAATCACGTGCAGTCTCCCCAACCGCAACTCCCGCCACGGCCGCCGCAGCATCAactgccgccgtcgccgtcgtccccCGCAATCGCTACGTCAGGGATGGCGCCCCAGTACGGCATGCCGCCCGAAGTGCATGGTCCATCGCCACGGCCGTCCGTGCCGAACCCATCGGGTGGGGTGCCGATCCAACACATTCAGTTCCCGCACTCCCCGTCCCCGCTGCCGCCCTGGCTGGTCGCGCCACCGCCGGCCTATTCATCTTCCACGACGCGGCCATGGCTTCCACCACCACCGTCCTCCACCGGCGTCGGGTCCTCCTATGGGGGTGCTCTAGCCCCGGGGGTCCTCTATGGTGACACCGACAGGCTGCTGTTCCACGGCAGCAGCATGCCATCGTCCCACCCTTCATCGGCGCCAGTTCTGGACGCGTATGGAGGGGGGCCTGTCTACGGGGGCCTCCCAAACGATGGTGGCCAGCCGCCATTCGGCGCATCCAACTATGGCAGCCAGGGTAGCCAGCCGCCGTTCAGCTATGATCCGTAG